CCTTGGCATGGGTGCCCTTCTGTCTGTCCAGCCCTTACCTTTCTGACCACTCCAAACCAGGCAGGCTGGCTCAGCCCTAGTTCTTCTAACCTGAACCTCGAATTTTCTTTCACCAGCAAGACACCATCCATATTTCTTATAACTGTGACTTGTTAGATATGTTTCAATCTATTATTTTAGTTGACAAAatttacagaattaaaaattaaaacacagacACATGCTctaaaacctttcccaccctgtcttccttctttattcttgccccctcaccctcacccaaATATAAGTAACCActgtaatttatttcttatatattctcTATTTATTCATACATAGGTAAggtcaaatataaaatgtattttacattGTAATCTTAAATATAGCATTTTATACACACTTCTGCACCTTGCCTATTGTTCACTCTTATAACTCATGTCATtcacttttaatttgtattttcattattatgaGTAAGGTTGACCCCCTTTCCATGTATTTTTTCCTCTGAAAACTGTTCATATAATTTGATTATATTTCTACTGTGTCACGTGTAACAAATATTCAgtgtataattatattttcaaattttataatgcAAATTATTCCTAGtatttctcattgtttttatCAATTTCTAGCAAATTAGAAAATCATTGGAATGATGTTCAATGTCTAGAAAAGTATGATTACAGTGGAAACATATTTCATTATAATTATCCAGCCAACTTTTATGAAAATAGACCCATTTGAAGAACCAATTATGAAATATTAATGAATCTATTTTAATGCATAAAAATTTAATGTGGATAGAGAATACAAAGTGATGTTATAAAAACAGTTGCCAATATCCATAGTCTTAAGATATAGataaatacatatgtacacatacaaaACCAAAACTATGCTGCCATTTCATGACAAAAAGACCTAATTATGTCTGGAGAAGCCCTCCCACCTCTCCACTCACCTTACCTAAGCTTTTAAAGCCTGCAGTTGTCTCTTGCTCCACATGGTTCAAGCTCTCCTGTGAGTCGAAGAACAAAGAATAGGCACCGGTTGATTTCCACTAGGACAATCGTCCAGGCACAGCTGCTGTATTCCTGGTTTTCCAGGTAATCATGGATCCTTCGGAAGTACATTTTAACCTGCAACCTAAGGTTCTCACTACCTATGGTGCCACTTTTCTGATCTGCTTGTAGTCCCATGAGCGTTTCTAGGTATTCTAGCTGTTGATGAAGTTCAATGAGGAACTTCTCCATATGGCTTTCCTCCCAACCATCCAGAGCAATAGTTGCCCCGAGGAGGTTGAAGATCTGCTGAAGCGTTTCATGAAGAATGGTCAGTGCATATCCTTTCTGGTACTGGTGAGGATTCACAGCCTTCTGGGGAAGCAGGAAATTTTTCCTGTGTGGTAGACACCGCTGAATTGATGACATTTGCAATTTATTCAAGAGTTTTATACTTTCTTTGTTCACTCTTCTTTGTTGGAAGAGAACCAGTTTCAGTTCTAGGGAGAAGATTGTGGAAGAGGCCAGCAGCACCAACACAATTTCAAAGAAGTGCTTGTTCATCATGGTAAAGGTCAGATGTGTGTCCCACTTACCTCTCTGCAGACTTAGTAAAGCTCCAACTCTACTGAATGTTTGTTTGCATTTCATGTATCTCAGATTGTTCTGGAAGGTgttattttttgttggttttgtttctaaaGCTGTCATTTCCTCAAGTTTACACCTTAagcttttttgttctctattataAGTGTTCAGGGAACATTTCCTCCACTTTCCCCATTGTGTTGGCTGTTTGAGGGGGTAACCAAAAGAACTTGTTTcattgtatgctttttttttgaGACAATTACAGACTACTCATCCAATAAGATCTATTACTAGCATTATTTACTACATACAAAGTTTCACTCAA
The DNA window shown above is from Saccopteryx bilineata isolate mSacBil1 chromosome 2, mSacBil1_pri_phased_curated, whole genome shotgun sequence and carries:
- the IFNE gene encoding interferon epsilon, which codes for MMNKHFFEIVLVLLASSTIFSLELKLVLFQQRRVNKESIKLLNKLQMSSIQRCLPHRKNFLLPQKAVNPHQYQKGYALTILHETLQQIFNLLGATIALDGWEESHMEKFLIELHQQLEYLETLMGLQADQKSGTIGSENLRLQVKMYFRRIHDYLENQEYSSCAWTIVLVEINRCLFFVLRLTGELEPCGARDNCRL